Proteins co-encoded in one Papaver somniferum cultivar HN1 chromosome 5, ASM357369v1, whole genome shotgun sequence genomic window:
- the LOC113278858 gene encoding putative mediator of RNA polymerase II transcription subunit 26 encodes MNSSGENQLEMDVDAPTGNPSVARSVRSTPSLRGNNVLLRRSPPRTISENLNRQRGTQGQHPSIQQLREEDIANRGARANQQPAQDNNPQPVQANNPPAAQVKNSRVTPIDLTLRERFQELERENKRLKVALEKRKELEEEAIPHFESNRSNRHSHRERYDPRKGDEVLDGRRLSQSDARRSEDVRNVYQSRDHHDDDYYDRYVPDDDHYYTAEQDRRTRSSHKKHRQRDDHINDDHSKRSRRDKDLSKRRKESDRNERIRRETEGDSVRGEEISKRMLSEMIGELLAQKQSKDEEQQILSMKKSMDSPFVEKIRRYRPPSNFNHPQFKEFFDGRNGNPVEHVQRCQASMSLWSFSDELLYRTFSMTLTESLTKVFLILVGGFVRKLMKLERWTRDS; translated from the exons ATGAATTCTTCAGGAGAAAATCAACTTGAGATGGACGTTGATGCACCTACCGGAAATCCTTCGG TCGCTCGTTCTGTGAGATCGACTCCAAGTCTCAGGGGAAACAATGTTCTCTTACGTAGATCACCTCCCCGGACTATTAGCGAAAACCTCAATCGTCAAAGAGGGACTCAAGGTCAACACCCAAGCATCCAGCAGCTTCGTGAGGAGGACATCGCTAATAGAGGAGCACGGGCTAACCAACAGCCTGCGCAAGATAACAACCCACAGCCTGTGCAAGCTAACAACCCACCAGCTGCACAAGTTAAAAATTCGCGGGTGACTCCTATCGACTTGACGTTACGTGAGCGTTTCCAGGAATTGGAAAGGGAAAACAAGCGACTCAAGGTTGCATTGGAGAAAAGAAAGGAGCTTGAAGAAGAAGCTATTCCACATTTCGAAAGTAATAGGTCAAACCGTCATTCTCATCGAGAACGATACGACCCACGCAAAGGggacgaagttcttgacggtcGTCGGCTCAGTCAAAGTGATGCAAGAAGAAGCGAGGATGTCAGGAACGTTTATCAAAGTCGCGATCACCATGATGACGATTATTATGATCGTTATGTGCCCGATGATGATCATTATTACACGGCCGAGCAAGATAGGCGAACCAGATCAAGTCACAAGAAACATAGACAAAGGGATGACCATATCAATGATGATCACTCGAAGAGGTCTAGACGTGATAAAGACCTTTCTAAAAGGAGAAAGGAGTCTGACAGGAATGAGCGGATTCGCAGAGAAACTGAGGGAGACTCGGTGAGAGGCGAAGAAATCAGCAAAAGAATGCTTAGTGAAATGATTGGTGAGCTGTTAGCCCAAAAGCAATCCAAAGATGAAGAGCAACAAATTTTATCAATGAAAAAATCGATGGACTCCCCATTTGTTGAAAAGATAAGGCGCTACCGCCCACCCTCGAATTTCAACCATCCTCAATTCAAGGAGTTTTTCGACGGACGCAATGGAAATCCAGTGGAGCACGTCCAACGATGTCAAGCCTCAATGAGTTTGTGGAGCTTCAGCGACGAGCTACTCTATAGAACCTTTTCAATGACCTTGACGGAGAGCCTGACGAAAGTCTTTTTGATTTTAGTAGGAGGTTTCGTCAGGAAGTTAATGAAATTGGAAAGGTGGACGAGGGATTCGTAA
- the LOC113278859 gene encoding NKAP family protein UM04995-like, translated as MNSSGENQLEMDVDAPTGNPFRSICQQSNFKERFRPYSSRRKGWSGNITLINVSAARSLREEDIANRGVRANQQPAKANNPQPAQANNPPATQVNNSRVTPIDLTLRERFQELERENKRLKVALEKRKKLEEEAIPHSESNRSNRRSHRERYDPRKGDEVLDGRRLSKSDARRSEDVRNVYQSRDHHDDDYYDHYVPDDDHYYTAEQDRRTRSSRKKHRQRDDHINDDHLKRSRRDKDLSKRRKESDRNERIRRETEGDSVRGKEFSKRRPSEMINELLAQKQSKDEEQQILSMKNRWTPHLLKR; from the exons ATGAATTCTTCAGGAGAAAATCAACTTGAGATGGACGTTGATGCACCTACCGGAAATCCATTCAGGTCAATATGCCAACAATCGAACTTTAAGGAGCGTTTTCGTCCATACTCATCAAGACGAAAGGGATGGAGTGGAAACATCACTCTCATCAACGTATCAGCCGCTCGTTCT CTTCGTGAGGAGGACATCGCTAATAGAGGAGTACGAGCTAACCAACAGCCTGCGAAAGCTAATAACCCACAGCCCGCGCAAGCTAACAACCCACCAGCTACACAAGTTAACAATTCGCGGGTGACTCCTATCGACTTGACGTTACGTGAGCGTTTCCAGGAATTGGAAAGGGAAAACAAGCGACTCAAGGTTGCATTGGAGAAAAGAAAGAAGCTTGAAGAAGAAGCTATTCCACATTCCGAAAGTAATAGGTCAAACCGTCGTTCTCATCGAGAACGATACGACCCACGCAAAGGggacgaagttcttgacggtcGTCGGCTCAGTAAAAGTGATGCAAGAAGAAGCGAGGATGTCAGGAACGTTTATCAAAGTCGCGATCACCATGATGACGATTATTATGATCATTATGTGCCCGATGATGATCATTATTACACGGCCGAGCAAGATAGGCGAACCAGATCAAGTCGCAAGAAACATAGACAAAGGGATGATCATATCAATGATGATCACTTGAAGAGGTCTAGACGTGATAAAGACCTTTCTAAAAGGAGAAAGGAGTCTGACAGGAATGAGCGGATTCGCAGAGAAACTGAGGGAGACTCGGTGAGAGGCAAAGAATTCAGCAAAAGAAGGCCTAGTGAAATGATTAATGAGCTGTTAGCCCAAAAGCAATCCAAAGATGAAGAGCAACAAATTTTATCAATGAAAAATCGATGGACTCCCCATTTGTTGAAAAGATAA